The proteins below come from a single Edaphobacter acidisoli genomic window:
- the tsaE gene encoding tRNA (adenosine(37)-N6)-threonylcarbamoyltransferase complex ATPase subunit type 1 TsaE: protein MSDFRKIKHFKTRSESGTLAMGERVAEMLAPAPKLIVLRGELGAGKTTLVKGIAASLGAAQAEDVTSPTFTLVHEYVGAKTRLYHLDLYRLETERELLTLGLDEMAETPDALVLVEWGEKFSSVMERADGEIEIEHAGGDERMFHVRVK from the coding sequence TTGAGCGATTTTCGCAAGATAAAGCATTTTAAGACACGGAGTGAATCTGGTACTTTGGCAATGGGTGAACGCGTCGCTGAGATGCTTGCGCCTGCGCCGAAGCTGATTGTGCTGCGCGGTGAACTGGGAGCAGGGAAGACCACACTGGTGAAGGGGATTGCTGCCTCTCTTGGTGCGGCGCAAGCTGAAGACGTAACGAGTCCGACCTTCACGCTGGTGCATGAATATGTAGGCGCGAAGACGCGACTGTATCATCTTGACCTTTATCGTCTGGAGACGGAGCGCGAGTTGCTGACTTTGGGGCTCGATGAGATGGCGGAGACGCCGGACGCTCTTGTACTCGTCGAATGGGGAGAGAAGTTCTCCAGTGTAATGGAGCGCGCTGACGGGGAGATTGAGATCGAGCACGCTGGCGGTGACGAGCGGATGTTTCATGTGCGTGTGAAGTGA
- a CDS encoding polyprenyl synthetase family protein: protein MQLNVQDLLRSGAEITDQALERLLPSPDTLPHSIHRAMRHSTFAGGKRLRPILAMEAARMTAGTGEIPAGAADLGAAIEMLHTYSLIHDDLPALDNDDLRRGKPTCHVAFGEAIAILAGDALQTLAFQTIASLPTPPATTVAILREISLAVGTGVGPNSPLPPGMIGGQVVDIESEGKQPTAELVESIHRAKTGALITTSIVSGGLYGIASHSASENTIERLRTFGEKAGLAFQIVDDVLDMTQSSEELGKTAGKDTASVKATWPAIYGIDQSRKDAAELIADAFAALEPFGQQADALKALANYLVERKH, encoded by the coding sequence ATGCAACTCAACGTACAAGACCTGCTTCGCTCCGGCGCCGAGATCACCGATCAGGCCCTCGAACGCCTTCTGCCTTCGCCCGACACGCTCCCCCACTCCATCCATCGCGCCATGCGCCACAGCACCTTCGCTGGAGGCAAGCGCCTTCGCCCCATCCTTGCGATGGAGGCAGCCCGCATGACCGCTGGCACCGGAGAGATTCCCGCCGGAGCAGCCGACCTCGGCGCAGCCATCGAGATGCTGCACACCTACTCGCTCATCCACGATGACCTGCCCGCGCTCGACAACGACGACCTACGCCGCGGCAAGCCCACCTGCCACGTCGCCTTCGGCGAAGCCATCGCCATCCTCGCGGGCGACGCGCTCCAGACGCTCGCCTTCCAGACCATCGCCTCGCTTCCCACCCCGCCCGCCACAACGGTCGCCATTCTGCGCGAAATCTCACTCGCAGTCGGCACAGGCGTCGGCCCCAACAGCCCGCTACCCCCAGGAATGATCGGTGGACAGGTAGTCGATATCGAATCCGAAGGCAAGCAGCCCACCGCCGAGCTAGTGGAATCCATCCACCGCGCCAAAACCGGCGCTCTCATCACAACCAGCATCGTCTCAGGCGGGCTCTATGGCATAGCCTCTCACTCAGCCTCAGAAAACACCATCGAGCGCCTACGCACCTTTGGCGAAAAGGCCGGCCTCGCCTTCCAGATCGTCGACGACGTGCTCGACATGACCCAAAGCTCCGAGGAACTCGGCAAGACCGCCGGCAAGGACACCGCCAGCGTCAAAGCCACCTGGCCAGCCATCTATGGCATCGATCAATCCCGCAAAGACGCAGCCGAGCTCATCGCCGACGCCTTTGCCGCTCTCGAACCCTTCGGCCAGCAAGCAGATGCGCTCAAGGCCCTCGCCAACTACCTCGTCGAACGCAAGCACTAG
- a CDS encoding DHH family phosphoesterase, protein MECRVFYHDKCFDGACSASVFARFHRECVKTADRFSFYGLVHRAGALFDENAFIEGENAVVDFKYSTSPKVTWWFDHHQSAFLTPADEADFRRGQADGSTAMRKFFDPKYVSCTGLIADVGAAKFGFDVKPLADLVKWANIVDGAKYESAEAAVEMAAPAMKLTMVIESAQDHSLVPKLIPLLTEMSLQDVLDQPFVQELLGPLMERHWAALDLIRQRAVMDRGVITFDITDQPTEGYNKFIPYYLFPDAVYNVGLSKSSFRTKVAVGTNPWTKVPAEKLVNLAVICERYGGGGHARVGAISFPPDCEDEARKAAAEIVAELRATA, encoded by the coding sequence TTGGAGTGCAGAGTTTTTTATCACGATAAGTGTTTCGATGGGGCGTGTTCGGCTTCGGTGTTTGCGCGGTTTCACCGGGAGTGCGTGAAGACTGCGGACAGGTTCTCTTTTTATGGGCTCGTGCATCGCGCGGGAGCGTTGTTTGACGAGAACGCGTTTATCGAGGGTGAGAACGCGGTTGTTGACTTCAAGTACTCGACTTCGCCGAAGGTGACGTGGTGGTTCGATCATCACCAGAGCGCGTTTTTGACGCCTGCCGATGAGGCTGACTTTCGGCGCGGGCAGGCGGATGGCTCGACGGCGATGCGGAAGTTTTTCGATCCGAAGTATGTCTCGTGCACCGGGCTGATTGCTGATGTTGGGGCGGCGAAGTTCGGCTTCGATGTGAAGCCGCTGGCCGATCTGGTGAAGTGGGCGAACATTGTGGACGGTGCGAAGTATGAGAGCGCCGAAGCTGCTGTCGAGATGGCTGCTCCGGCGATGAAGCTGACGATGGTGATCGAGAGCGCGCAGGACCATTCTCTGGTGCCGAAGCTGATCCCGCTGCTGACGGAGATGAGCTTGCAGGATGTTCTCGACCAGCCGTTCGTGCAGGAGTTGCTGGGACCGCTGATGGAGCGGCATTGGGCTGCGCTTGACCTGATTCGTCAGCGCGCGGTGATGGATCGCGGCGTGATTACGTTCGATATCACGGACCAGCCGACCGAGGGCTACAACAAGTTCATTCCGTACTATCTGTTTCCGGATGCGGTGTACAACGTAGGGCTGAGCAAGTCTTCGTTCAGGACGAAGGTTGCGGTGGGCACGAATCCGTGGACTAAGGTGCCTGCGGAGAAGCTGGTGAATCTTGCGGTGATCTGCGAGCGCTATGGTGGAGGCGGTCACGCGCGTGTGGGCGCGATCAGCTTTCCTCCGGATTGCGAAGATGAAGCGCGCAAGGCCGCGGCGGAGATTGTTGCGGAGCTACGCGCAACGGCGTAA
- a CDS encoding metal-sulfur cluster assembly factor — translation MLTEADILTALRDCYDPSLPCNIVDLGLVQKVTITLDKDAPGTGIPGVPQKHRIQIALILTNPTEETTAQLIAQIENRLAGLEQVSHASVTVLDLPLWTPASITSAGRRILGLDGNPSLVQIR, via the coding sequence ATGCTCACCGAAGCCGACATCCTGACCGCTTTACGCGACTGCTACGACCCGTCACTCCCCTGCAATATCGTGGACCTCGGCCTCGTCCAGAAGGTCACCATCACACTCGATAAAGACGCTCCCGGCACAGGAATTCCCGGAGTCCCCCAAAAGCACCGCATCCAGATCGCCCTCATCCTCACCAATCCCACAGAAGAAACCACTGCACAGCTCATCGCCCAGATCGAAAATCGTCTCGCGGGTCTCGAACAAGTAAGCCATGCATCCGTAACTGTGCTCGATCTTCCCCTGTGGACACCTGCGAGCATCACATCCGCAGGCCGTCGCATCCTCGGGCTCGATGGCAACCCCAGTCTCGTCCAGATTCGCTAA
- the ftsZ gene encoding cell division protein FtsZ: MPNLPDDAIRIHYHDEVPQGAKIKVIGVGGGGNNAVNRMIAANVVGVEFIAANTDVQALQVSNAPVKLQLGVKLTSGLGAGANPDVGRRAALEDSDKIIEALEGADMVFVTAGLGGGTGTGAAPVIASLASEMGALTVAVVTRPFAFEGKRRMMQAERGLQELLDSVDTVIVIPNEKLLAVAKDAGFFESFRIADDVLRQGVQGISDIITIPGVINRDFADVKTTMAGMGYAVMGTSVRSGKDRAVQAAMAAMASPLLEAGAIDGARGILINITGSSSLKLSEVNEASTIIQNAAHEDANIIFGAVQDESMGDEVKITVIATGFKQQEMPQRRERMLAEATLPTVRFEVPVQPRVTNQRASSPRFASEAESQTVPAHLPETSIQPELVPVPASVFDDDFFRDNKQLPEFDLEEEDTPRMEERAHQGTSVRVQSAETWGATVSTPVDEAAVRVASHNGSAAAEVVREEPDELDIPAFLRRGN, translated from the coding sequence ATGCCTAATCTGCCCGACGACGCCATTCGCATCCACTATCACGATGAGGTTCCCCAAGGGGCGAAGATCAAGGTCATTGGCGTTGGCGGTGGCGGAAACAACGCTGTGAACCGCATGATTGCAGCCAACGTAGTCGGCGTGGAATTTATTGCAGCCAACACCGACGTACAGGCGCTTCAAGTGTCAAACGCTCCGGTGAAATTACAGCTTGGGGTGAAGCTGACCAGCGGTCTTGGCGCCGGAGCGAACCCAGACGTAGGGCGGCGGGCCGCGCTTGAAGATTCGGACAAGATTATTGAGGCTCTTGAAGGCGCGGACATGGTATTTGTGACAGCGGGCCTTGGCGGTGGAACGGGAACAGGTGCAGCTCCGGTGATCGCTTCGCTCGCTAGCGAGATGGGTGCTCTGACCGTAGCCGTAGTAACGCGTCCATTTGCGTTTGAAGGTAAGCGCCGAATGATGCAGGCCGAGCGCGGCTTGCAGGAGTTACTAGACTCCGTTGATACGGTGATTGTGATTCCTAACGAAAAGCTGCTGGCTGTTGCGAAAGATGCTGGGTTCTTCGAGAGCTTCCGAATTGCGGACGATGTGCTGCGACAGGGCGTGCAGGGAATTTCGGACATCATTACGATTCCTGGCGTCATCAACCGCGACTTTGCCGACGTGAAGACGACGATGGCGGGCATGGGCTATGCGGTGATGGGTACGTCTGTGCGCTCCGGCAAAGACCGTGCTGTGCAGGCAGCAATGGCAGCAATGGCATCGCCTTTGCTGGAAGCTGGCGCGATTGATGGAGCGCGCGGAATTCTGATCAACATTACAGGGTCAAGCTCATTGAAGCTAAGCGAAGTAAATGAAGCTTCGACGATCATTCAGAACGCAGCCCATGAAGATGCCAACATCATCTTCGGCGCGGTTCAGGATGAGTCGATGGGCGACGAGGTGAAGATCACTGTAATTGCGACCGGCTTCAAGCAACAAGAGATGCCACAGCGGCGCGAGAGAATGCTTGCTGAGGCCACTTTGCCGACAGTGCGCTTCGAGGTGCCTGTACAGCCGCGAGTCACGAATCAGAGAGCATCGTCGCCCAGGTTTGCCAGCGAAGCCGAATCTCAAACGGTTCCAGCACATTTACCCGAGACGAGTATTCAACCCGAGCTTGTTCCCGTTCCGGCCTCTGTCTTCGACGATGATTTTTTTCGCGACAACAAGCAGCTTCCGGAGTTCGATCTCGAAGAGGAAGATACGCCACGAATGGAGGAGCGGGCTCACCAGGGTACATCTGTCCGCGTCCAATCGGCGGAGACATGGGGCGCAACAGTGTCTACTCCTGTTGACGAGGCTGCGGTTCGTGTAGCTTCGCACAATGGGTCGGCGGCTGCAGAGGTGGTGCGTGAAGAACCCGATGAGTTGGATATTCCGGCATTTTTGCGGCGTGGAAATTGA
- a CDS encoding penicillin-binding transpeptidase domain-containing protein, which translates to MLKMMKLAGAILFGLVLGAGVDAGATTTAKKHHAATTAHISVRRHTSAATHSHKISTTHHVTTRTTRRVSSVRTRHGAHLVRARYTYSHYHRRYRYREIFTASSFIDASNLIQGDVTAGEDPVVRQAAIQALGNMNGTVVAIDPTNGRILAMVNQKLALSRGAEPCSTIKLSVALAALEEGIVTRDTPVKLGRRFSMTMTEALAHSNNLYFETLGRELGFDRVKHYANEFGLGELAGYHIPGEHLGTYPDQVLPASEGGVGKMCSFGQSVSMTPLQLGALISAIANGGTLYYLQHPETPEDIASFTPMVKRKLNIAPLIPEIEDGMAGAVQYGTARSLKANFSEFPVMGKTGTCSDDGTRFGWFGSYADTPRGPIVTVFFLEGGRPTFGPKAASLTGEFYQALWDKSYFGTKPEPSVETGSIGASE; encoded by the coding sequence ATGTTAAAGATGATGAAGCTGGCAGGCGCAATCCTCTTCGGCCTTGTTTTGGGTGCTGGAGTGGATGCGGGCGCAACGACAACGGCAAAGAAGCACCATGCCGCTACAACCGCACATATTTCAGTACGCAGACATACAAGCGCTGCTACACACTCGCACAAGATAAGCACTACGCACCACGTCACCACGAGAACAACCCGTCGCGTGTCCTCAGTACGGACCAGACACGGGGCGCATCTCGTGCGTGCGCGTTATACCTACAGTCACTATCATCGGCGTTATCGCTACCGTGAAATCTTTACGGCCAGTTCTTTTATTGACGCAAGCAACCTGATTCAGGGCGATGTGACTGCAGGTGAAGATCCAGTTGTTCGTCAAGCTGCTATTCAGGCTCTAGGCAACATGAACGGCACCGTAGTCGCGATTGATCCGACGAACGGTCGCATTCTCGCAATGGTGAATCAGAAGCTTGCCCTCAGCCGTGGCGCCGAACCTTGTTCTACGATTAAGCTCTCCGTTGCGTTGGCGGCGCTAGAAGAGGGGATCGTTACACGCGACACTCCGGTGAAGCTGGGGCGACGCTTCAGCATGACGATGACAGAGGCACTCGCGCACTCGAACAATCTTTATTTCGAGACGCTGGGACGTGAGCTTGGCTTCGATCGCGTGAAGCATTACGCGAATGAATTTGGCCTTGGCGAATTGGCTGGATATCACATTCCTGGGGAGCATCTGGGCACGTATCCCGACCAGGTGTTGCCGGCATCAGAAGGTGGCGTAGGTAAGATGTGCTCATTCGGTCAGAGCGTGTCGATGACGCCATTGCAATTGGGTGCGCTGATCTCCGCGATCGCTAATGGCGGTACGCTCTATTATTTGCAGCATCCTGAAACGCCGGAAGACATCGCTTCCTTTACTCCGATGGTGAAGCGCAAGCTGAACATTGCGCCGCTGATCCCGGAGATCGAGGATGGCATGGCTGGTGCAGTGCAATATGGCACGGCGCGTTCACTGAAGGCTAACTTCAGTGAGTTTCCTGTGATGGGGAAGACTGGTACCTGTTCGGACGACGGGACGCGTTTCGGGTGGTTCGGGTCATATGCTGACACGCCACGTGGACCAATTGTGACGGTCTTCTTCCTCGAAGGAGGACGGCCTACGTTCGGGCCCAAAGCCGCCTCTCTGACAGGAGAGTTCTACCAGGCACTCTGGGACAAGAGCTATTTTGGCACCAAGCCAGAGCCATCCGTTGAAACCGGCTCAATTGGAGCATCTGAGTAA
- the rseP gene encoding RIP metalloprotease RseP, whose product MSTVIQLAIVLGIMVLVHEFGHFVVAKLCGIRVEVFSIGFGKRLIGFKRGDTEYQIAVVPLGGYVKMAGEMGGDGTMALPDKTETDADDRGNFNTHPRWQRMLVAFAGPIANFLLAFALMIGVSMLHNEVQQYLSAPAQTDYVPTNTQVARTGIESGDTIVRYDTVNNPTWDQVAVRSMLNLNQSIDFSYVHDGKRVNTKLFVEDKNGPDNFSLDELGLIPIMQTTPVEVDSLEPNMPAIHAGLKSGDKITAIDGLRLHSVPAILAYLQDQAGKPATLTVLRTGPNKTVETVDVNITPQMADAGDGTKEYRLGFSYISPPVKVERLPFGKAVEASWKFNKKGSLLIVEVIKRLFTRQVSVKSLSSPIGIGQQIHQAAEMPGWMPLIGLMAYISLNLGIFNLLPIPILDGGMIMFLVIESIMRRDVNQQFKERVYQVAFVCLLAFFAFVIFNDITKLSFFTKVKP is encoded by the coding sequence ATGTCCACCGTCATCCAGCTAGCCATCGTCCTTGGGATCATGGTTCTGGTCCACGAATTCGGCCACTTCGTCGTGGCCAAACTCTGCGGCATCCGCGTCGAAGTCTTCTCCATCGGCTTCGGCAAGCGCCTCATCGGCTTCAAGCGCGGCGACACCGAGTACCAGATCGCCGTCGTCCCCCTCGGCGGCTACGTCAAAATGGCCGGAGAGATGGGGGGCGACGGCACCATGGCGCTCCCCGATAAGACCGAGACCGACGCGGACGATCGCGGCAACTTCAACACACACCCGCGCTGGCAACGCATGCTGGTCGCCTTTGCCGGCCCTATCGCCAACTTCCTGCTCGCCTTCGCTCTGATGATCGGCGTCTCCATGCTTCACAACGAGGTGCAGCAGTACCTGAGCGCACCCGCCCAGACCGACTACGTTCCCACCAACACGCAGGTCGCGCGCACCGGCATCGAGAGTGGCGACACCATCGTCCGCTACGACACCGTCAACAACCCCACCTGGGACCAGGTTGCCGTCCGCTCCATGCTCAACCTGAACCAGAGCATCGACTTCTCCTACGTCCACGACGGCAAACGGGTGAATACAAAGCTCTTCGTCGAAGACAAGAATGGCCCGGACAACTTCTCCCTCGATGAGCTTGGCCTGATCCCCATCATGCAGACCACGCCTGTCGAGGTTGACTCGCTCGAACCCAACATGCCGGCAATTCACGCCGGCCTCAAGTCCGGCGACAAGATCACCGCCATCGACGGCCTGCGCCTCCACTCGGTCCCGGCAATCCTCGCCTATCTCCAGGACCAGGCTGGCAAGCCAGCAACCCTGACCGTCCTGCGCACTGGACCGAACAAGACTGTCGAGACCGTCGACGTTAACATCACGCCGCAAATGGCCGATGCAGGAGATGGGACCAAAGAGTACCGTCTCGGTTTCAGCTATATTTCGCCGCCGGTCAAAGTCGAGCGGCTCCCTTTCGGCAAAGCAGTGGAAGCCTCGTGGAAGTTCAACAAGAAAGGCTCGCTCCTCATCGTCGAGGTCATCAAGCGCCTCTTCACCCGTCAGGTCTCGGTCAAGAGCCTCTCAAGCCCCATCGGCATCGGCCAGCAGATTCACCAGGCGGCCGAGATGCCCGGCTGGATGCCGCTCATCGGCCTGATGGCCTACATCTCGCTGAACCTCGGCATCTTCAATCTGTTGCCAATCCCGATCCTCGATGGCGGCATGATCATGTTCCTAGTCATTGAATCGATCATGCGCCGCGACGTCAACCAGCAGTTCAAGGAGCGTGTCTATCAGGTCGCCTTCGTCTGCCTGCTGGCCTTCTTCGCCTTCGTCATCTTCAACGACATCACCAAGCTCAGCTTCTTCACCAAAGTAAAGCCGTAA
- a CDS encoding NAD(P)H-hydrate dehydratase has product MKILTSAEMAATDRRTASEFGVSLGSLMERAGTAVAKFCLRQYPWARRVVVLCGKGNNGGDGFIAARELARAGKTVRVALLGRAHEVKGEAAEALSLLEAVGGAAWSSHVGAGIADVGRGSTALVEVMDEAGLTGILDGAELVIDAVVGTGFKPPLRGLAVALRTLLEKTASPVVAVDLPSGWDADSMALHNEGAFRADAVVTFTAPKLAHVFGHLTYDASGPVAVVEIGSPATAVESSTRLTWTGASKSLAETPRPVDANKGRFGHVLVVGGSYGKAGAPAMASLAALRTGAGLVTAAVPTGVLDTVAHIAPELMTVPLAEGALGAVSFKQLYGGKLDTLLKRITVVALGPGLSTEGDAPAFARQMIEKTSQPIVVDADALNALAGKTNLLDGSRRTLVLTPHPGEMARLVGMTVQEVEADRLRLARSFATKHQLTLVLKGWRTLVAHPDGRVAVNTSGNPAMAKGGSGDILTGIVAAMLAQYPDDPAQAVESAVYLHGLAGDFAAHAMDEHTVLATDTVKYLSDAFRYRSVDADGLTWICGLRGNN; this is encoded by the coding sequence ATGAAGATTCTGACGTCTGCTGAGATGGCTGCGACGGACAGGCGTACAGCCTCGGAATTTGGTGTGTCGCTTGGCTCGTTGATGGAAAGGGCCGGCACTGCTGTAGCGAAGTTTTGTTTGCGTCAATATCCTTGGGCGCGTCGCGTCGTTGTCCTTTGTGGCAAAGGTAACAATGGGGGAGACGGTTTCATTGCTGCACGGGAACTTGCGCGTGCTGGAAAGACCGTGCGAGTTGCCTTGCTGGGACGTGCGCACGAGGTAAAAGGGGAAGCCGCGGAAGCACTTAGCCTGCTTGAAGCTGTGGGCGGGGCGGCATGGAGCTCTCATGTCGGCGCAGGCATTGCAGACGTGGGTAGAGGCTCTACTGCATTGGTCGAGGTGATGGACGAAGCGGGCCTGACAGGTATTCTGGATGGCGCGGAGCTTGTAATCGATGCGGTCGTGGGAACGGGTTTCAAACCCCCGCTGCGTGGCCTTGCGGTTGCGTTACGCACGCTACTCGAAAAGACGGCGTCTCCAGTAGTAGCCGTTGACCTGCCCTCTGGATGGGACGCTGATTCGATGGCGCTCCACAATGAAGGAGCATTTCGCGCAGATGCTGTCGTGACTTTTACTGCCCCCAAACTGGCGCACGTTTTTGGGCACCTGACATACGATGCATCTGGCCCAGTTGCCGTTGTTGAAATAGGCTCGCCAGCCACGGCTGTGGAGTCGTCAACACGTTTGACCTGGACTGGGGCGTCGAAGAGCCTGGCAGAAACGCCGCGACCCGTGGACGCAAACAAGGGTAGATTTGGCCATGTGCTTGTAGTGGGTGGAAGCTATGGCAAAGCAGGTGCGCCAGCGATGGCTTCGTTGGCTGCGCTTCGTACTGGCGCAGGGTTGGTGACTGCCGCTGTCCCGACGGGGGTACTTGATACTGTTGCACACATTGCTCCCGAGTTGATGACCGTGCCGCTGGCAGAAGGCGCACTTGGTGCAGTCTCGTTCAAACAGCTTTATGGAGGAAAGCTTGATACGCTCCTCAAGAGGATTACTGTGGTGGCGCTTGGACCAGGGCTTTCGACAGAAGGTGATGCGCCTGCGTTTGCGCGGCAGATGATTGAGAAAACCTCACAGCCAATAGTTGTTGATGCCGATGCACTGAATGCTCTTGCTGGTAAAACGAATCTGCTGGATGGCTCCCGTCGAACATTGGTGCTGACGCCACACCCAGGTGAGATGGCGCGACTAGTTGGCATGACCGTGCAGGAGGTAGAGGCGGACAGGTTGAGGCTTGCGCGAAGCTTTGCCACGAAGCATCAATTGACGCTTGTGTTGAAGGGCTGGAGGACCCTGGTTGCGCATCCCGATGGTCGCGTGGCTGTAAACACCTCGGGTAATCCTGCGATGGCAAAGGGCGGAAGCGGAGACATTTTGACTGGGATCGTTGCGGCAATGCTGGCGCAGTATCCTGATGACCCTGCGCAGGCCGTGGAATCAGCCGTCTATCTGCACGGATTGGCTGGTGATTTCGCTGCACACGCGATGGATGAGCACACGGTGCTTGCTACAGATACGGTTAAATATCTCTCAGATGCTTTTCGCTACAGAAGCGTCGATGCTGATGGTTTGACCTGGATATGCGGATTGCGCGGCAATAACTAA
- a CDS encoding 1-deoxy-D-xylulose-5-phosphate reductoisomerase codes for MKKIAILGSTGSIGNSTLSICESFPDRYKPIALAAGRNIEAALAQAIRWRPKLISMATEELADTLRTRLRAGGITCVEVVHGTEGTVQVATLPEVDFVVSAIVGVAGLEATYAAVCAGKTIGLANKECLVAAGELIIAAARERNVALLPIDSEHNAIHQCMRGGTAAEVKQIWLTASGGPFRSTPLKDFSNITPQQALKHPTWVMGQRITIDSATMMNKGFEVIEACRLFNLPPAQVQVTVHPQSTVHSLVEFVDGSILAQISVTDMRLPILYALAYPERVAVAEKDRLTFDLKTLSQLDFSQPDFNRFPCLRLAYEAAEAGGKAPIALNAADEIAVAAFLEGRIAFMDIPRTIEQVLQVTTGPRPASIVEVLEADLAARQAAREVIATQFAPVSH; via the coding sequence GTGAAGAAGATCGCAATCCTCGGCTCCACCGGCTCCATCGGCAACAGCACCCTCTCCATCTGCGAGTCATTCCCCGACCGCTACAAGCCCATCGCGCTCGCCGCCGGACGCAACATCGAAGCCGCGCTGGCGCAGGCAATCCGCTGGCGCCCCAAGCTCATCTCGATGGCGACTGAAGAACTCGCCGACACCCTCCGCACGCGCCTCCGCGCCGGAGGCATCACCTGCGTCGAAGTCGTCCACGGCACCGAAGGCACAGTTCAGGTCGCCACGCTGCCAGAAGTAGATTTCGTCGTCTCCGCCATCGTAGGCGTCGCCGGACTCGAAGCCACCTACGCCGCTGTCTGCGCGGGCAAAACCATCGGCCTCGCCAACAAAGAGTGCCTCGTCGCCGCCGGCGAGCTCATCATCGCCGCGGCCCGCGAGCGCAACGTTGCCCTGCTCCCCATCGACTCCGAGCACAACGCCATCCACCAGTGCATGCGCGGAGGCACCGCCGCCGAAGTCAAACAAATCTGGCTCACCGCCTCCGGAGGCCCGTTCCGCTCGACGCCCCTCAAAGACTTCAGCAACATCACGCCGCAGCAGGCCCTCAAGCACCCCACCTGGGTCATGGGTCAGCGCATCACCATCGATTCAGCCACCATGATGAACAAGGGCTTCGAGGTCATCGAAGCCTGCCGTCTCTTCAACCTGCCTCCCGCGCAGGTGCAGGTCACAGTCCATCCTCAGTCCACCGTCCACTCGCTGGTCGAGTTCGTCGACGGCAGCATCCTCGCGCAGATCTCTGTCACCGACATGCGCCTACCCATCCTCTACGCCCTGGCCTACCCGGAGCGTGTCGCAGTCGCCGAAAAAGATCGCCTCACCTTCGACCTCAAGACCCTCAGCCAACTGGACTTCTCGCAACCCGACTTCAACCGCTTCCCTTGCCTTCGCCTGGCCTACGAAGCAGCCGAAGCTGGAGGCAAAGCTCCCATCGCTCTCAATGCCGCCGACGAGATCGCCGTCGCCGCGTTCCTCGAAGGTCGTATCGCATTCATGGACATCCCACGTACAATAGAGCAAGTGCTCCAGGTAACTACCGGCCCCCGGCCCGCGTCTATCGTTGAGGTGCTCGAAGCTGATCTTGCCGCGCGTCAAGCAGCGCGCGAAGTGATTGCCACGCAGTTTGCCCCAGTCTCGCATTAG
- a CDS encoding class I SAM-dependent methyltransferase gives MPPRKRPHDLLKATAFPIHPFDQIHGVDTSGLVPSGHLATGHPNDEHITAYYGVAPSILRTLIQNWRETVPPHPIHSYTFLDIGCGKGRAVLIASEFGFRKVIGVDLNPQMIAIAQLNTRHWEQAHTHDTTAPSLAPIEIAEQDALDYTFPRTPTLLFLFHPFEAPVLKSLIRRIETQFAKRPGTLDLVYVNAECAHLLDNHPAFARLFRGHVAMSPEDHAADLEAIAQQKEYGSTGDEECAIYRYTGRASKPH, from the coding sequence ATGCCACCGCGCAAACGCCCTCACGACCTGCTCAAAGCGACAGCTTTTCCGATCCACCCCTTCGACCAGATCCACGGCGTCGACACCAGCGGACTTGTCCCTTCCGGTCATCTCGCCACTGGTCACCCGAATGACGAACACATCACCGCGTACTATGGAGTCGCGCCCAGCATCCTACGCACACTCATCCAGAACTGGCGCGAAACTGTACCACCTCACCCTATTCACAGCTACACCTTCCTCGACATCGGATGCGGCAAGGGTCGCGCAGTGCTCATCGCCAGCGAGTTTGGTTTCCGCAAGGTGATCGGAGTCGATCTGAATCCACAGATGATTGCCATCGCGCAACTCAATACGCGTCACTGGGAGCAGGCTCACACCCACGACACAACTGCTCCGTCGCTAGCCCCTATTGAGATAGCCGAACAAGACGCGCTGGACTATACCTTCCCGCGTACTCCGACCCTCCTGTTCCTCTTTCACCCATTTGAAGCACCTGTGCTGAAGTCGCTCATTCGTCGCATTGAGACACAATTTGCCAAACGTCCTGGCACACTCGATCTCGTCTACGTCAACGCCGAATGCGCTCACCTGCTCGACAACCACCCTGCATTTGCACGGCTCTTTCGTGGCCATGTGGCTATGTCTCCCGAGGATCATGCCGCAGACCTCGAGGCCATCGCACAGCAAAAAGAGTATGGCTCAACCGGCGACGAAGAGTGCGCCATCTATCGTTACACGGGACGCGCATCAAAACCCCATTAG